In Salvia splendens isolate huo1 unplaced genomic scaffold, SspV2 ctg988, whole genome shotgun sequence, the sequence TTCCTCAAAAAGAAGAAGATAAGAAAAGAATGTATTTACCTTCCTTTTACCCATTTCCCATGTTTTTCTCTCCTTCATTCCgtttatcaaaaaaaaataatcagttCCCAGAATTGGCGTGATTGTAACCATAATACGATAAATACCATTTAACGAACTTCTTCAGACCCGTTTGCAAATCGGTGGTTGGGTTGTACCCGAACTCGTTGTGCGCGTAGCTAATATTGGCGTGCGTGAACGGAACGTCGCCGTTTCCAGGCATGTCGAGCACATTTTTCTTCGCTTTAATCTTCAAATGCTTCTCCAAGATCCCCACCATCATCGGCACCGTCACGGGGGAAGTGTTGCCGAGATTGAATATCCTGAACTGCGCCGGCCCCCGCTTCTTCCCCCCTGACCCGGTGCTCTTCTTCGCCGTGTCTAACGATCCAATGCACCCCTTCACGACGTCGTCGATGTAGGTGAAGTCTCTAGCCAAATCAGCGTGGTTCTTTCCTCGGTATACCGTGATCGGTTTACCTTGGAGGATGTTGCGGGTGAAGGAGAAGTAGGCCATGTCGGGCCGCCCCCATGGGCCGTATACGGTGAAGAAGCGTAGCCCGGTTATTGATAGGCCGTAGATGTGGTTGTATGTGTGCGTGATTTCCTCTCCGGCTTTTTTTGTGGCCGCGTAGAGGGAGGCGGGTTTGTCGGTGCGGTCGGATTCGGAGAAGGGGGCTTTCTCGTTGAGGCCGTAGACGGAGCTGGAGCTGGCCCACACGACGGAGGGTTGGGGGTTAGCGGACTTGGAAGCTTCTAGAAGCGTGACGAGGCCGGCGATGTTGCTGTGGATGTACGAGTGGGGATTCTCCATGGCATACCTGATGCAGATTGTATTATATAATTCAGATTCACAGAGTTCTGTGCCGGGATATGACAAACAAGGCATACTAACAGTACCTGACGCCGGCCTGGGCGGCGAGGTGCATGACGTGTGTGAATTTGGCGATGTCGAAGAGCTTGGCGAGTAATTTGGCGTTGTTGATGTCGCCGTCGACGATGAAGATGTGGTGGGAGGAGAGGAGGTGTTTGCGGGCGGATTTGAGGGCGGGGTCGTAGTAGTGGTTGAAGTTGTCGA encodes:
- the LOC121791982 gene encoding UDP-glucuronate 4-epimerase 1-like; translation: MPSMSAEELFLPSTPGKFKDKSHRHFHRCSSSTSTFFLWALFLLALTAAYLTFQPSATNYFTTAPHWETHLRSSAHIHRPNGFSVLVTGAAGFVGSHVSLALKKRGDGVVGLDNFNHYYDPALKSARKHLLSSHHIFIVDGDINNAKLLAKLFDIAKFTHVMHLAAQAGVRYAMENPHSYIHSNIAGLVTLLEASKSANPQPSVVWASSSSVYGLNEKAPFSESDRTDKPASLYAATKKAGEEITHTYNHIYGLSITGLRFFTVYGPWGRPDMAYFSFTRNILQGKPITVYRGKNHADLARDFTYIDDVVKGCIGSLDTAKKSTGSGGKKRGPAQFRIFNLGNTSPVTVPMMVGILEKHLKIKAKKNVLDMPGNGDVPFTHANISYAHNEFGYNPTTDLQTGLKKFVKWYLSYYGYNHANSGN